From the genome of Ralstonia pickettii, one region includes:
- the gcvP gene encoding aminomethyl-transferring glycine dehydrogenase → MNAPHPASSALAAERPTLADLEARDAFSLRHIGPSADEQTAMLATLGYPSRAALIDAVIPPAIRRQDGMPLGEFTQPLTEEAALAKLRGIAGQNRVVKSLIGQGYYGTHTPGVILRNILENPAWYTAYTPYQPEISQGRLEAMLNFQQMVIDLTAMDIANASMLDEATAAAEAMTLLQRIGKSKSTVFFVADDVLPQTLEVVRTRAEPIGVQVVTGPAADAAKHDAFGVLLQYPGANGALLGDLATYQALTDAVHAAGGLVVAAADLLALTLLAAPGEWGADVVIGNTQRFGVPFGFGGPHAGYMAVRDAFKRSMPGRLVGVTIDAQGNPAYRLALQTREQHIRREKATSNICTAQVLLGVMASMYAVYHGPQGLKRIAQRVHRLTATLAAGLRAIGYTLESDAFFDTLTVATGPRTANLHIAAQAHGINLRQIDDARLGISLDETVTRADVVALWDIFAHAAHAAAPDFDQTEAGVADAYPASLIRQSAYLTHPVFNAHHSEHEMLRYLRSLADKDLALDRTMIPLGSCTMKLNATAEMLPVTWPEFSNIHPFAPADQTVGYREMIDQLEQMLCAATGYAAVSLQPNAGSQGEYAGLLIIHAYHASRGEAHRNVCLIPSSAHGTNPASAQMAGMQVVVVACDERGNVDLADLEKKAAEHSKNLAAIMITYPSTHGVFEEGVKRVCEIVHSHGGQVYVDGANMNAMVGTAAPGHFGGDVSHLNLHKTFCIPHGGGGPGVGPVAVGAHLAPFLPGRAASGEDASQNIGNVSAAAFGSASILPISWMYIAMMGAAGLTAATETAILSANYVAKRLAPYYPVLYTGAHGLVAHECILDIRPLQKESGISNEDIAKRLMDFGFHAPTMSFPVPGTLMIEPTESEPKVELDRFIDAMIAIRGEVDKVISGEFDREDNPLKHAPHTAAVVMADDWSHKYTREQAAYPVASLRARKYWPPVGRADNVYGDRNLFCACVPMSEYAQD, encoded by the coding sequence ATGAACGCTCCGCACCCCGCTTCCTCGGCGCTTGCCGCCGAACGCCCGACGTTGGCTGACCTGGAGGCGCGCGACGCCTTCTCGCTCCGTCACATCGGCCCGTCTGCCGACGAGCAGACCGCCATGCTGGCCACGCTGGGCTACCCCAGCCGCGCCGCGCTGATCGACGCCGTGATCCCGCCGGCCATCCGCCGCCAGGACGGCATGCCGCTGGGAGAATTCACGCAGCCGCTGACCGAAGAAGCGGCGCTTGCCAAGCTGCGCGGCATCGCCGGGCAGAACCGCGTGGTCAAGAGCCTGATCGGCCAGGGCTACTACGGCACGCACACGCCGGGCGTCATCCTGCGCAACATCCTCGAAAACCCCGCCTGGTACACGGCCTACACGCCGTATCAGCCGGAAATCTCGCAGGGCCGCCTGGAAGCGATGCTGAATTTCCAGCAGATGGTGATCGACCTGACCGCCATGGACATCGCCAATGCGTCCATGCTGGACGAAGCGACCGCCGCTGCCGAAGCCATGACGCTGCTGCAGCGCATTGGCAAATCGAAGTCGACCGTGTTCTTCGTGGCCGACGACGTGCTGCCGCAAACGCTGGAAGTCGTGCGCACGCGCGCCGAGCCGATCGGCGTGCAAGTGGTGACCGGCCCGGCGGCCGACGCTGCCAAGCACGACGCGTTCGGTGTGCTGCTGCAATACCCGGGCGCCAACGGTGCGCTGCTGGGCGATCTGGCGACGTACCAGGCGCTGACCGATGCCGTGCACGCCGCCGGCGGTCTGGTCGTGGCCGCCGCCGACCTGCTGGCGCTCACGCTGCTGGCCGCGCCGGGCGAATGGGGTGCCGACGTCGTGATCGGCAACACGCAGCGTTTTGGCGTGCCGTTCGGCTTCGGCGGCCCGCACGCCGGTTACATGGCCGTGCGCGATGCGTTCAAGCGCTCGATGCCCGGCCGCCTGGTCGGCGTGACGATCGATGCGCAAGGCAATCCGGCCTACCGCCTCGCGCTGCAAACGCGCGAGCAGCACATCCGCCGCGAGAAAGCCACCTCGAACATCTGTACTGCGCAGGTGCTGCTGGGCGTGATGGCGTCGATGTACGCCGTCTACCACGGCCCGCAAGGCCTGAAGCGCATCGCGCAGCGCGTACACCGCCTGACCGCCACGCTGGCAGCCGGCCTGCGTGCGATCGGCTACACGCTGGAATCCGACGCGTTCTTCGACACGCTGACCGTCGCCACTGGCCCGCGCACCGCGAACCTGCACATCGCAGCACAGGCGCACGGCATCAACCTGCGCCAGATCGACGATGCGCGACTGGGCATCTCGCTGGACGAGACGGTCACACGCGCGGACGTCGTTGCGCTGTGGGACATCTTCGCGCATGCCGCCCACGCTGCCGCACCGGACTTCGACCAGACCGAAGCGGGCGTCGCCGATGCGTATCCGGCCTCGCTCATCCGCCAGAGCGCGTACCTGACGCACCCGGTGTTCAACGCACACCATTCCGAGCACGAAATGCTGCGCTACCTGCGCAGCCTGGCCGACAAGGATCTCGCGCTCGACCGCACGATGATCCCGCTGGGCTCGTGCACCATGAAGCTCAATGCCACCGCAGAAATGCTGCCGGTGACGTGGCCCGAGTTCTCGAACATCCACCCGTTCGCGCCGGCCGACCAGACCGTCGGCTACCGCGAGATGATCGACCAGCTCGAGCAGATGCTCTGCGCCGCCACCGGCTACGCCGCCGTGAGCCTGCAGCCGAATGCCGGCTCGCAGGGCGAATACGCCGGGCTGCTGATCATCCACGCCTACCACGCCAGCCGTGGCGAAGCGCACCGCAACGTGTGCCTGATCCCGTCGTCGGCGCACGGTACGAACCCCGCATCGGCGCAGATGGCCGGCATGCAGGTGGTCGTCGTGGCGTGCGATGAGCGCGGCAACGTCGATCTGGCCGACCTGGAGAAGAAGGCGGCCGAGCACAGCAAAAACCTCGCGGCGATCATGATCACCTACCCGTCCACGCACGGCGTGTTCGAGGAAGGCGTCAAGCGCGTCTGCGAGATCGTGCACAGCCACGGCGGTCAGGTCTACGTGGACGGCGCGAACATGAACGCCATGGTCGGCACGGCCGCACCGGGCCACTTCGGCGGCGACGTCTCGCACCTGAACCTGCACAAGACGTTCTGCATTCCGCACGGCGGCGGCGGCCCGGGCGTCGGTCCGGTGGCCGTGGGCGCGCACCTCGCGCCGTTCCTGCCCGGCCGCGCGGCGTCGGGGGAAGACGCGAGCCAGAACATCGGCAACGTGTCGGCCGCAGCCTTCGGCTCGGCCTCGATCCTGCCGATCTCGTGGATGTACATCGCGATGATGGGCGCCGCGGGCCTGACGGCCGCCACCGAGACGGCCATCCTGTCGGCCAACTACGTGGCCAAGCGTCTCGCGCCGTACTACCCGGTGCTGTACACGGGCGCGCACGGCCTGGTGGCGCACGAGTGCATTCTCGACATCCGCCCGCTGCAGAAGGAATCTGGCATCAGCAACGAAGACATCGCCAAGCGCCTGATGGACTTCGGCTTCCACGCGCCGACGATGAGCTTCCCGGTGCCGGGCACGCTGATGATCGAGCCGACCGAAAGCGAGCCCAAGGTGGAACTCGACCGCTTCATCGACGCGATGATCGCCATCCGTGGCGAAGTCGACAAGGTGATCTCGGGCGAATTCGACCGCGAAGACAATCCGCTCAAGCACGCACCGCACACCGCAGCCGTGGTGATGGCCGATGACTGGTCGCACAAGTACACGCGTGAGCAGGCCGCCTACCCGGTAGCATCGCTGCGCGCGCGCAAGTACTGGCCGCCGGTCGGCCGCGCCGACAACGTCTACGGCGACCGCAACCTGTTCTGCGCCTGCGTACCGATGAGCGAGTACGCGCAGGATTGA
- a CDS encoding alginate lyase family protein, producing the protein MPMLQPAPLFRLLACAAAVAVSGACSPIQAGAAASGYAGAHNATRPARDWCSVSPAVSGEPAAGKLIARATQHLEQTPHPLPRLHTEGTLPHQGIYDESVAAARDFPVMRDAAMAWRLTGDTRFAEQVDIFLHAWVGTYVPSFNPIDETKFDALIQAYTLARDGLTPGTRAETQRFLRTLAEGYIARTESARQPLSHTWVNNWQSHRIKLMAMSAAALGDHALLAQVHRLFLQQLANNVRPDGSVEDFEDRDALHYVVYDLEPLTMAAIAVQPFGQQWLHERAANGATLAAAVDWLVPYADGSRTHEEYVHSHVAFDRKRADAGLPGFSGMWEPKSAGTLYWQAARLDPKYRTLAERLAASAPDWLALCTAR; encoded by the coding sequence ATGCCGATGCTTCAACCTGCCCCGCTGTTCCGCCTGCTTGCCTGTGCTGCCGCTGTCGCGGTAAGCGGCGCGTGCTCGCCGATACAGGCGGGGGCTGCGGCATCGGGATACGCCGGCGCGCACAACGCGACCAGGCCGGCTCGCGATTGGTGCAGCGTTTCGCCTGCGGTGTCCGGCGAACCTGCTGCAGGAAAGCTGATCGCCCGCGCTACCCAGCATCTCGAGCAGACACCGCACCCACTGCCCCGCCTGCATACCGAAGGCACGCTGCCGCACCAGGGCATCTACGACGAATCGGTAGCGGCCGCGCGTGACTTTCCGGTCATGCGCGACGCAGCAATGGCATGGCGCCTCACCGGCGACACGCGGTTCGCCGAGCAGGTCGACATCTTTCTGCACGCCTGGGTCGGCACGTATGTACCGAGCTTCAACCCGATCGACGAGACAAAGTTCGATGCGCTGATCCAGGCGTACACGCTGGCGCGCGACGGCTTGACGCCCGGCACACGCGCAGAGACGCAACGCTTCCTGCGCACGCTGGCCGAGGGCTATATCGCCCGCACCGAGTCGGCGCGCCAGCCGCTGTCCCACACGTGGGTAAATAATTGGCAGAGCCATCGCATCAAGCTGATGGCAATGTCCGCTGCCGCGCTGGGTGACCACGCTTTGCTCGCGCAGGTCCATCGCCTGTTCCTGCAACAGCTCGCCAATAACGTGCGTCCGGACGGGTCGGTAGAAGACTTTGAGGACCGCGACGCACTCCACTACGTGGTCTACGACCTCGAGCCGCTGACGATGGCCGCGATTGCCGTGCAGCCTTTCGGCCAGCAGTGGCTACATGAACGCGCAGCCAACGGCGCCACGCTCGCCGCCGCCGTGGATTGGCTCGTGCCGTATGCCGACGGCAGCCGCACGCACGAGGAATACGTCCACTCGCACGTTGCCTTCGACAGGAAGCGAGCCGATGCGGGCCTGCCCGGCTTCTCCGGCATGTGGGAGCCGAAAAGCGCCGGAACACTGTATTGGCAGGCTGCGCGACTGGACCCGAAATACCGCACGCTGGCCGAACGGCTCGCCGCGAGCGCGCCCGACTGGCTGGCGCTGTGCACAGCCCGTTGA
- a CDS encoding L-serine ammonia-lyase, with protein MAVSVFDLFKIGIGPSSSHTVGPMRAALMFASGLEADGLMPQVASVRVELYGSLGATGKGHGTDRGVILGLMGEAPDTIDPDTIDAKLAALRASQSLSLLGRHAVRFTEKEHIAFYRREAMAEHPNGMKFHAFDAAGERLREARYLSVGGGFVVTAGAPNTQVLAAHDQLPHPFRSGKELLAMCESTGKSIARLMLENELTWRSEAEVRAGLLNIWHVMQACVARGCRTEGELPGPFHVRRRAAELYSRLTVQAERTLSDPLSVIDWVNLYAIAVNEENAAGGRVVTAPTNGAAGIIPAVMHYYDRFVPGATDNGIVDFLLTAGAIGMLYKMNASISGAEVGCQGEVGVACSMAAGALAAVLGGSPAQVENAAEIGMEHNLGLTCDPVGGLVQIPCIERNAMASVKAVNAARMALRGDGTHYVSLDSVIKTMRETGADMKTKYKETARGGLAVNIVEC; from the coding sequence ATGGCTGTTTCTGTTTTCGACCTCTTCAAGATCGGCATTGGCCCGTCCAGCTCGCACACCGTCGGGCCGATGCGCGCCGCGCTGATGTTCGCCTCGGGCCTCGAAGCCGATGGGCTGATGCCGCAAGTCGCCAGCGTGCGCGTGGAGCTGTACGGCTCGCTCGGCGCCACCGGCAAGGGCCACGGCACCGATCGCGGCGTCATCCTCGGCCTGATGGGCGAGGCGCCGGACACGATCGACCCAGACACCATCGACGCCAAGCTCGCGGCGCTGCGCGCCTCACAGTCGCTGTCGCTGCTGGGCCGTCACGCGGTGCGCTTTACCGAGAAGGAGCACATCGCCTTCTACCGCCGCGAGGCGATGGCCGAGCATCCGAACGGCATGAAGTTCCACGCCTTCGATGCAGCAGGCGAGCGCCTGCGCGAAGCGCGCTATCTGTCGGTCGGCGGCGGCTTTGTCGTCACCGCTGGCGCACCGAACACGCAGGTGCTGGCCGCACATGACCAATTGCCGCATCCGTTCCGCAGCGGCAAAGAACTGCTGGCGATGTGCGAATCGACGGGCAAATCCATCGCCCGGCTGATGCTCGAAAACGAACTGACATGGCGCAGCGAAGCCGAAGTGCGAGCCGGCCTGCTCAACATCTGGCACGTGATGCAGGCGTGCGTCGCGCGCGGCTGCCGCACGGAAGGTGAACTGCCGGGCCCCTTCCATGTGCGCCGCCGCGCGGCCGAGTTGTATTCGCGGCTCACGGTGCAGGCAGAACGCACGCTGTCCGACCCGCTGTCGGTGATCGACTGGGTGAACCTGTATGCGATTGCCGTGAACGAAGAGAACGCCGCAGGCGGGCGCGTCGTCACGGCACCGACCAACGGCGCAGCCGGGATCATCCCGGCCGTGATGCATTACTACGACCGCTTCGTTCCCGGCGCGACCGACAACGGCATCGTGGATTTTCTGCTCACTGCTGGCGCGATCGGCATGCTTTACAAGATGAATGCGTCGATCTCGGGCGCGGAAGTGGGCTGCCAGGGCGAAGTCGGTGTGGCGTGTTCAATGGCGGCGGGCGCACTCGCTGCGGTGCTCGGCGGCTCGCCCGCGCAGGTGGAAAACGCTGCTGAGATTGGCATGGAGCACAACCTGGGGCTGACATGCGACCCGGTCGGCGGGCTGGTGCAGATTCCGTGTATTGAGCGCAATGCGATGGCGTCGGTGAAGGCGGTGAATGCGGCGCGCATGGCGTTGCGTGGGGACGGCACGCATTATGTTTCGCTGGACTCCGTGATCAAGACGATGCGCGAGACGGGGGCGGATATGAAGACGAAGTACAAGGAGACCGCCCGCGGGGGGTTGGCGGTGAATATTGTGGAGTGTTGA
- a CDS encoding OPT family oligopeptide transporter: MQSLHPPKHLPAATLPELTLRGMILGAIITVIFTASNVYLGLKVGLTFSSAIPAAVISMAVLRMLGGTNILENNMVQTQASAAGTLSSIIFILPGLVMIGHWQGFPFWQTFGVCMAGGMLGVVFTIPLRHAMVVQSDLPYPEGVAAAEILRVGSGEPADGEAAADDNAVPAATGMRDLAAGGIVAAIVAFATSGLRLLGEGASWWFAAGAAVVRLPMGFSTALLGAGYLIGLVAGLAMLVGLVIAWGIAVPYLTSITPMPAGKALSAFGTDVWRTQVRFIGAGVIAVAAVWTLGTLIGPVVHGVKRSFGSLRPKADGALRTEQDMAPRWILLVTLAMVVVLVITFAAFLAPTMLSAGSRWTLITFAVIFAVVFGFLVAAACGYMAGLIGSSSSPISGIGIIAITLVSLLLLAIGADNGIVGSPEASKLGIALAIFTTSAVVAVATISNDNLQDLKTGWLVGATPWRQQVALLIGCVAGAAVISPVLELLYNAYGFPGALPRAGMDAAQALSAPQATLMTAIATGIFTHQLQWNMVIAGIVIGVLLIAVDWALKQRGGVARLPVLAVGIGIYLPPTVSTVLVAGAVLAWIIEKILAKRAQAAGVPYERYAEVPNRHGVLLASGLIVGESLVGVLMAAVIGSTGKDAPLAIVGASFEGTAQWLGLIVFALVCWAFARRVLAVRPTH; this comes from the coding sequence ATGCAATCCCTCCATCCTCCCAAGCACCTTCCGGCAGCGACCCTGCCGGAGCTAACGCTGCGCGGCATGATCCTCGGCGCGATCATCACCGTGATCTTTACCGCTTCAAACGTCTACCTGGGCCTAAAAGTCGGCCTGACGTTCTCTTCGGCAATTCCGGCAGCGGTGATTTCCATGGCAGTGCTGCGCATGCTCGGCGGCACGAACATCCTTGAGAACAACATGGTGCAGACGCAGGCGTCGGCGGCCGGGACGCTGTCTTCGATCATCTTCATTCTGCCCGGGCTGGTGATGATCGGGCACTGGCAAGGCTTCCCATTTTGGCAAACGTTTGGAGTCTGCATGGCGGGCGGCATGCTCGGCGTGGTGTTCACGATTCCGCTGCGCCACGCGATGGTGGTGCAAAGCGACCTGCCCTACCCCGAAGGCGTGGCGGCGGCAGAAATTCTGCGCGTGGGCAGTGGCGAGCCAGCGGACGGTGAAGCCGCTGCCGATGACAACGCTGTTCCCGCCGCCACCGGCATGCGCGATCTGGCAGCGGGTGGCATCGTCGCGGCCATCGTGGCGTTTGCCACCAGCGGCCTGCGCTTGCTCGGCGAAGGTGCGAGCTGGTGGTTCGCTGCGGGCGCCGCGGTGGTGCGCTTGCCCATGGGTTTTTCGACTGCGCTGCTGGGCGCGGGCTATCTGATCGGCCTGGTGGCGGGGCTGGCCATGCTGGTGGGCCTGGTGATCGCCTGGGGCATCGCCGTGCCGTATCTGACGTCCATCACGCCGATGCCGGCGGGCAAGGCGCTCTCGGCGTTTGGCACGGATGTGTGGCGCACGCAGGTCCGTTTTATCGGCGCTGGCGTGATTGCGGTGGCGGCCGTGTGGACGCTGGGCACGCTGATCGGCCCGGTGGTGCACGGCGTGAAGCGCTCGTTTGGCAGCCTGCGCCCGAAGGCTGATGGCGCGCTGCGCACCGAGCAGGACATGGCGCCGCGCTGGATTCTGCTGGTCACGCTGGCGATGGTCGTGGTACTGGTGATCACCTTCGCCGCATTTCTGGCGCCGACCATGCTGTCGGCCGGCTCGCGCTGGACGCTGATCACGTTCGCGGTGATTTTTGCGGTGGTGTTCGGCTTTCTGGTGGCGGCGGCGTGCGGCTACATGGCCGGGCTGATCGGTTCGTCGTCGAGCCCGATTTCGGGCATCGGCATCATCGCCATCACCTTGGTGTCGCTGCTGCTGTTGGCCATCGGCGCGGACAACGGCATCGTGGGCTCGCCCGAGGCGAGCAAGCTGGGCATTGCGCTGGCGATCTTCACAACGTCGGCCGTGGTGGCCGTGGCGACCATCTCCAACGATAACCTGCAGGATCTGAAGACCGGCTGGCTGGTCGGGGCCACGCCGTGGCGCCAGCAGGTGGCGCTGCTGATCGGCTGCGTGGCGGGTGCCGCGGTCATCTCGCCGGTGCTGGAGCTGCTGTATAACGCGTATGGCTTTCCGGGTGCGCTGCCACGTGCCGGCATGGATGCGGCGCAGGCGCTGTCGGCTCCGCAGGCGACGCTCATGACGGCCATCGCCACCGGCATCTTCACGCACCAGCTGCAGTGGAACATGGTGATTGCGGGCATCGTCATCGGCGTGCTGCTGATCGCCGTCGACTGGGCGCTCAAGCAACGCGGCGGCGTTGCGCGGCTGCCGGTCCTGGCAGTGGGCATCGGCATCTATCTGCCGCCGACGGTCAGCACGGTGCTGGTGGCCGGTGCGGTGCTGGCGTGGATCATCGAAAAGATTCTTGCCAAGCGCGCGCAGGCGGCCGGCGTGCCGTACGAGCGCTATGCCGAGGTGCCGAACCGCCACGGCGTGCTACTGGCGTCGGGCCTGATCGTGGGCGAAAGTCTGGTGGGTGTGCTGATGGCGGCAGTGATCGGCAGCACGGGCAAGGATGCGCCGCTGGCCATCGTGGGGGCGTCGTTTGAAGGCACGGCGCAATGGCTTGGGCTGATCGTCTTCGCCTTGGTATGCTGGGCCTTCGCGCGCCGCGTACTGGCGGTGCGTCCGACTCATTGA
- a CDS encoding GNAT family N-acetyltransferase — protein sequence MLLRDATQADLPAILAIYNDVIANSNAIYTETPVTLEDRTAWLALRATQGYPVLVADDDGQVAGVASFGDFRPYPGFRTTVEHSVHIHRDWRGKGLGSRLVEALCERAAALGKHLMVGAIDGANAGSIRLHEKLGFKEVGRMPEAAIKHGQWLDLVFMQRWLEAPGTVRSD from the coding sequence ATGCTGCTCCGCGACGCAACGCAGGCCGACCTTCCGGCCATCCTCGCCATCTACAACGACGTGATCGCCAACTCCAACGCGATCTACACCGAAACACCCGTCACGCTGGAAGACCGCACCGCGTGGCTGGCCTTGCGTGCAACGCAGGGTTATCCGGTGCTGGTCGCCGACGATGATGGGCAGGTGGCAGGCGTTGCATCGTTTGGGGATTTCCGGCCCTACCCGGGCTTTCGCACCACCGTCGAGCACTCGGTGCACATACACCGCGACTGGCGTGGCAAGGGGCTGGGCAGTCGGCTGGTCGAGGCGCTGTGCGAACGTGCCGCTGCCCTGGGCAAGCACCTGATGGTGGGCGCCATCGACGGTGCCAATGCGGGCTCGATTCGCCTGCATGAAAAGCTCGGCTTCAAGGAAGTGGGCCGCATGCCCGAGGCGGCCATCAAGCACGGCCAGTGGCTCGACCTCGTGTTCATGCAGCGCTGGCTGGAAGCGCCGGGAACGGTCCGAAGCGACTGA
- a CDS encoding YbdK family carboxylate-amine ligase, whose product MSLEPFSKSEALTFGVELELQLVNRHDYDLASASPDLLRMLKGKEYPGDIKPEITDSMIEISTGICHSHDEALWQLREMRDRMAEAATALNIGICGGGTHPFQEWSQRQISQSPRYQYISDLYGYLAKQFTVFGQHVHLGCPNPDDALYLLHAMSRYVPHFIALASSSPFVQGVDTGFASARMNSVSAFPMSGRAPFVLTWDAFIAYFDKMHATGVIESMKDFYWDIRPKPEFGTIEVRVMDTPLTVERAAAIAAYIQALGRWLLLDRPFMPVEDDYLVYTFNRFQACRFGLAGEYVDPATGNRGALADHILETSKLLSAHAEALSSEGALDMVREVVEARDADAEWIRAAQRETRNLHETVRRGCGRWTQAATQPA is encoded by the coding sequence ATGTCCCTCGAACCTTTCTCGAAATCCGAGGCGCTTACGTTTGGCGTCGAACTGGAACTGCAGCTCGTCAATCGCCATGATTACGACCTCGCCTCGGCGTCGCCAGACTTGCTGCGCATGCTCAAGGGCAAGGAATACCCCGGCGACATCAAGCCGGAGATCACCGATTCGATGATCGAGATCTCCACGGGCATCTGCCACAGCCACGACGAGGCGCTCTGGCAGTTGCGCGAGATGCGCGACCGCATGGCCGAAGCCGCCACGGCGCTGAACATCGGCATCTGCGGCGGAGGGACCCACCCGTTCCAGGAGTGGAGCCAGCGCCAGATTTCACAATCCCCGCGCTATCAGTACATCTCGGATCTGTACGGTTATCTCGCCAAGCAGTTCACGGTATTCGGGCAGCACGTGCACCTGGGCTGCCCGAATCCCGACGATGCGCTGTACCTGCTGCACGCCATGTCGCGCTACGTGCCGCACTTCATTGCGCTGGCATCGTCGTCGCCGTTCGTGCAAGGCGTGGATACCGGGTTCGCTTCAGCGCGCATGAATTCGGTCAGCGCCTTCCCGATGTCGGGCCGCGCGCCGTTCGTGCTGACGTGGGACGCCTTCATCGCGTACTTCGACAAGATGCACGCCACCGGCGTGATCGAAAGCATGAAGGACTTCTACTGGGACATCCGCCCCAAGCCCGAATTCGGCACGATCGAAGTCCGCGTGATGGACACCCCGCTGACCGTCGAACGCGCCGCCGCCATCGCCGCCTATATCCAGGCGCTGGGCCGCTGGCTGCTGCTCGATCGCCCGTTCATGCCCGTAGAAGACGATTACCTCGTCTACACCTTCAATCGCTTCCAGGCATGCCGGTTTGGGCTGGCGGGCGAATACGTCGACCCGGCCACGGGCAACCGCGGCGCGCTCGCCGATCACATCCTGGAAACAAGCAAGCTGCTGTCGGCGCATGCCGAGGCGCTGTCGTCCGAAGGTGCGCTGGATATGGTGCGGGAGGTGGTTGAGGCGCGCGACGCCGATGCCGAATGGATCCGCGCGGCGCAACGTGAAACCCGCAACCTGCACGAGACCGTGCGACGCGGTTGCGGGCGCTGGACACAGGCGGCAACGCAGCCCGCCTGA